The Aedes albopictus strain Foshan chromosome 2, AalbF5, whole genome shotgun sequence region AATAATGATGACATCCATTGATTCTTCTACGTCATATGGCGTTATAGATCAACAACAATTCaaaggctgttcgagcccgtatgaagttgatcatcaatattaacttcttttcttgatcagcctagatagctgtgtaatgTCGGtatcgattgtctcaattggctaagaataacactacggatcgcctgttcTGGTGGTAAGAGCCCATTGAACAGATGAcctctaattcatggtgtgatgtggttatgcttaccgtgcctagaatgaatggctaggggtgtCTAATAAAAATccaaccgctaacggagcctgtacagtactagggcgccctccacagtattttgcccttactgcgcaaaCCAGAGcgatgcactatggggcggctccatacaaacaggtggctaaaaatattttcgcgtcattTTTATAATGTcctgctcctattcgtagggtttatgcctgaaaaatatgaaaaacatcttgaacaggttgtttcaacacgacagtttcaaacagcatgaaataacaagggcattgcatacttttaggcgttcaaggatttctgttcagggtatattcccaactcctggcgggatattactctaaagtttattccgaaagtgggtcgagcGTCGTATGATGAAGCAATGAGTTtcagacctcttttcttctgaaatgcttagaacgcattgtgaatCATCACATTtgtgatgttcatctgaccaacgtgcctcttcatgtgaaccaacatgcctaccaatctggaaagtccaatgtgactcttttacacaaggttgtttacgatatcgagaaggcatttgcTCAAAAGCAATTCTGGTTGGGTGCTTCCTTAGATATCGAGGATGCCTTTGAGAAcgagcctttcgatgccatattggaagccgcacggagtcatggtaaatctccaatgatttccaattggataccaaatgctcaaaaaacgacatctcttctcgacattgcgtctagcagtgaTAAGGACATTGagagtttgtggatgccctcaagggggtgTCTTGGCAACACTTTTGTGGTATatagtagcagatacgctattgaggcaactcgatAATAGTGGTTttactacttatggttttgccaacgactacctaacattgttagtcggtatgtgcatcagcatccTTTTCGTCCTTTcgattaatccgagtaaaacagctattgttcttttcacaaaATGGCAAAACCATAATGGCGTTCGATCTTTTTGTCtccttgattctgaaatcgatgtcactgaacaggtaaagtacgttggagttattattGATTTCTAGCCTTCCTGGACACCCcccattgagttcagaatcaagaaagcttgtatggattTCGGTAAATGCCGGTGAACTTTTGGTAAAGCTTGggatctaaaacccaagtatatcaaatggatttacacagctgttgttcgaccaatattggcctatggttgTCATGTTGTCAAAACGACGAAGTAAGAATAATCCAaacaaagttaggccatctccaaaggatgtgcttaattgcGATGTCTGTAGCGTTCTCCTCAACTCCCATGGCAGTGCTCGAAGTTCTTTTTGACGTTGTCCCAATACACATTCATTTTAAACAAGAAACACTTCTCAGTCGACAGCTAACTTTTGTTGGGATCGGTTGTGCTTTTCTACGCTCTTCAACGGTCACTAGATTTCGTTTGTTAACGGGCGCGCGGTTGAGAAATCAACGTCGAAATGGAAAAAGAAATTGTGATAAAAAACACACTAGCCTTTCAATTTCCTGGAAATGCTGCCCAGCCAACTATCGTGGACATGGCACGTTTTGTGAAGACTCAAAAGTGATCGGTCAAAGATGGATACTGCCTATaaaatatccgatgaaaaagCAGTCTTCATTCGCTTTAATTGCGAAGACGCAATGAGGTTTGTTCTGGAGAACAATAGCTGCGAGCTGCCGTTCTACTACACGAATGGTGAAAGAGTGATGGTGCAAATGTCGGTGGCGGCAGGTAATACTCGCTACATTCGAGTTTTCGATCTTCCACCGGAGGTAACTGATGCCGAGTTGTCTGCTGTGTTGGGAGTGTATGGCACGGTGAAACGTGTTGTGCGTGAGCGCTTTCCAGCGGACAGTGGCCTAAACATGTTTTCCGGCGTCCGGGGCTTGTACGTGGACATCAAAAAAGAGATCCCAGAAGCGCTCATCTTCTGCGGTCGAAAAGGGCGGATATATTTCGATGGTATGAAACCGAAATGTTACTTGTGTAAATCTGAAACCCACCTTAAGAAGGCCTGCCCGAATAAACGGGCACAGCAAAGTGAAGTAGTACTCAAGCGGCGGGGGGAACAACAACCAGCACCAGcaacaaaaatcaaatcaataaaTGATGGAGATGCAGGAATGGACGGGGCAGTAACCACCGGCGCAGCGAATGTTGGTACCCGCAAACGGCAAAACAAAGGTGAAAAAATTGCAAAGAGGACGGATAAACGACAATTGTCTACCCATTCCTCTGATTCCAATAACCAGCCACAGGAGAAAAAGAAAACGGAGACGGTAAATgaaggcgacgacgacggcgatagtATAATCACCGTTGATGATGACATGCAGAGCAACCGCAGCTACATTGGGGAACCGGAGGCAGAACAGGAAAGCGAAAGCGAGAGCGATCTGGAGGTGCTTGATTTCCAGCTTGCAACTACAGAAGAGATCAAAGCGTGGAACGATAAACGAGAACGGATGTCCCGAAGACAGGCAAAAAACATTGAGCGGTTATTAAGTAAGCACAAATAAACTCCAcaatatgttatttgttttgactcaaattccggagacgaaccagcctcgggctgaaagtctcgataataaagacaaaaaaaaaaaaaagaaacacttCTACTTGTCTACTAAAggactcctgtgaaccgcagatcaacacacacacctcgttgtttccacttttggtgaatcggGACAAAGTTGGACTTGCTCTAAGTGATCTTACATTTACTTGCGTTTTTCCATATaaaacattttccacgaaatcagtattgtcatggtaaaatcagtgcTCGTTACTCAATATTTCCAAATATCAgcgccccctatactggtacgcTCCAATGGAAATGACCTCAATATTGcgacagaaattccttgagagattctttctggatttatCAAACTTTTTCCGAAAGTTTTATGAAAAGAAAATTCTTAGGATTTCCCAGAATGATTTCAGTAAGAATTCCTAGCAAGATTTCTCCAAGCATCTCTTTAGAGTGTATTCCaatccatgtatttctttgaaaattttgccaggatttcctcctgggattgtttaagaaattccttcaaggattgctacagtttaagcacagacaaacagacgtaactcttaatggaaattcctcaaaatcttttgcccggtgtctttttcataagcacactgccacctgttggtagaaccgcgcgagacactgtcggccatgatggattacgatttgaccacagacaaacagatgtctcactctactcacttcccatcgtttcactttttaacggattattcaaatattccgtagttcgcaaatcgcttgctcatggcgctcgcatcgttaactcatgtttgacgtttgcacactaccaccatctactcagtggatttgtgtaccacagcataattagcatttgggcaattatgtttgcgtgacgatgattttatcgcattttgttccaagtgacacgtctgtttgtctgtgatttgacgtttgtctgacacgcacactactaaacaAAGCGCCTGAAATTTTCGttagcatcattcagcaacgtgtacactggcaaacgtcaaagcgatcgaacactaacgcctctggtggaagaatcgcgcaaatcaaattaaatttgaactgatcgttaaatgcatgtgccaagccgttttgttgagtgttacgtctgtttgtctgtggaatccctggaagaattaatccAATCAGAATTAATCCGCACAGGATTCGAGTTGTTTGTGATGACAATTTGGAGTGAAATCTTTAGGGATTGTTTTAAAAAACTCTTAAATGTATCTCTAGAAAACTAGaggaaatcacaggaagaatgtCTGAGAACGTCCTAGAGCATCTAAACGGGAAACCCTTGGCGGAATTCTTAGAAAcgtttattgagaaatttttaaaaaatctggagaaatccttcgataaagttctttgaggattttcgaattattcctggaaaaatctgaggTAGGTTTACCTAGTTTCCATATGTAAGGGTCCTAAGGATCCTTGtatgtaaaaaaaatctgtaaaagttCTAAGGAAATATTTCACAAACAAGTCCTTAAGGAGTTCgaggagaaatttttatagttaccCTTGGCCTTCCTATTGCATAACGTTGGGAAAAGCACACTGACGTATCCCTAATGCAAATGATAAATGGTGGGTTAAGAGAAATGCCAGATTTCTGGGGGGAAATTTGGAGGAATAACCTGgttgaaaccctgaaggaatgaagatctctggaggaattcctgcctgaatcattTAAAGTGATaattgaagaatctctagagcaattactacaagattttcttaatgaatccctgaaaatatttttggaaacatTCATGCGGAAATTTTaattggaatccttagagaaattcctgaacaaatctatgATGGGCTTCAGtagaaaatactggaggaattcctgaagaaattttcaaaggatttactTAACTAACTTCTAgaactttctaaagaaatcccagaaaaaaaaatttgaagaagtaaatagaagatttcctaaagaattacttggagaagtttctggaacaattctgaacttttgattttctgaaggtaatttttattttattcatacctagcgaaatcgatgaaagcatttctgatggaatccatgaatgatctccagaaagaattctcgtaaagctttctgaaaaaaaatctttggagaaatttctgaggaaacccatttttaagaggaattcttggagaaattccaaacgcATCCTCTAGTGGAAATTGTGAAAGATATTCTGGAAACAAAAAAacgatccatggaagatgttcaaAAGAACAATCTGTAGAAAACTATctgaaacgaattcctggaggattaatctgaagaaatccatggaacatATCCGTCGAAAGTTTTATAAAGGAGTTCTTGAATTTATTTCttcagtaaagcctgtatccgcaataggAGTACGGTTGTGGCTCTGTAATGAATTGATGAaactggccaaataattgactgagaactctttggtgtatgtttattctttgtgccaaatttcataaaaatcaatgcattacttttaactatggatgaaaaacaaacagacgtggttttaggcATTTTGTACGAATGGGTGACAAaaagtcgaaagacaaaacgtcgaagggacaaaacgtcaaaaggacaaaacgtcgaaaagtgcgtaagcgttcgcagttcagtgtgattttttttttaaatttttgtgttaatttaagagccagttcgcgagaaccgcgacccggctgaaagtctctctaataaagacaaatcaatcaatcagaaccgcgaccccctttccaaaggaagtggaatcgatgtgctccgattgagctgaaattttcagggtatggttttccatataaaagatgatatctgaccgattttcagatttttccgttagagggaagtggggtaaaatagccctcaaagatttcatgtctaaaaataggtaaactcaCTATAAtagcaataacttccgcaaaagataacggattcagctgaaattttgcatggacactctattcctatggcacttccatttaagccaagcgttggatattctttgatatttaatttgaagaaataggttattttcatatttttattgacgattttcagggcggcTGATTTcataccaacagaactaggacgaaaaactgagtactacgttttgaaggattacccaagagctttaatttgatatgtgacccagatgcgccaacttaaaaaatttcgaaaaaaaaattgttttctcggggtatgcattttaccccatattttacCTGTATAAAAAAAAGAAGTGTTCGCAAATtctgacaacgttatttaactttcaaggggttttcttcaataataattcaacagaaaaatgatgaccaagaaatgcaattattggatttttttcatttggggaaagtagggtaaaatggactaactcaacctcctttcgaaataacgttgctacgatgttctctgatcggactcgaattttcgagttcgttattctattcaagaatagatgctgtataacatattattttattttcttgagagaataacggggtaaaacaattttcagaaaaaaaatgttgaaaattatcaaaatttcaaaacctacaaatgctttggtaaaacttggctaAATTTCatggaattagaaaaaaaatattattttttattgcttatggagcctcgtagccgtgcggttagggtcaccaagcttataatcgcagcatgctatggggtgagggttcgattcccgcttcgggcgttgaaacttttcgtgagaatattttcttccccgtttccactggtgcatgctccgttgtccgttgtctaatgttaagtttaaaacagtctgtacagccgaaagttgaagacgttgtccgtgtctttttttattattcaaatgagcaagtctgacaacgttttgacgtcgagaaatgtcacaaattagcacgtggtgtgtgattcaccgaattttttctcgatttttcttttgacatgcatctccggttcaattttctctctttttttcgtgaaagttgctgcagtgcacaatggtccacgaagaagatttacgaggaaagatgcattcagcgccttcaaatgattttttggacaaatatggtcttctacaaagttgttcccaaaaataaggccctcttttaaatgtacataaaaattagggtggtccatattttcaaagaatttgggaAACAatctttttatttgcaagaataactgtatacattcttcgggaaagttgtagatctatcaattttga contains the following coding sequences:
- the LOC134286294 gene encoding uncharacterized protein LOC134286294 yields the protein MRFVLENNSCELPFYYTNGERVMVQMSVAAGNTRYIRVFDLPPEVTDAELSAVLGVYGTVKRVVRERFPADSGLNMFSGVRGLYVDIKKEIPEALIFCGRKGRIYFDGMKPKCYLCKSETHLKKACPNKRAQQSEVVLKRRGEQQPAPATKIKSINDGDAGMDGAVTTGAANVGTRKRQNKGEKIAKRTDKRQLSTHSSDSNNQPQEKKKTETVNEGDDDGDSIITVDDDMQSNRSYIGEPEAEQESESESDLEVLDFQLATTEEIKAWNDKRERMSRRQAKNIERLLSKHK